The uncultured Trichococcus sp. DNA segment TGGGAAAACCTGCCAAGTGGCACTGCCGGCATCCAAGAAGCCCTGATGCAGTATACTTCAGGCTTGTCACTGACTGATACAAAAGTGACGACTTTGCAAAACAACTTGGATCAATTGATCCCTGGCTTGGCAGCGTTGCTGTTGACATTCCTTTGCATGTGGTTGTTGAAGAAGAAAGTTTCTCCAATCGTGATCATTCTTGGCCTGTTCGTTGTTGGTATTGGCGGACGTTTGATCGGATTGCTGTAATTTTCAGACGCATCAGAAAAATGACGATTGTGAGGCTCAGGCAAACCTGCCTGAGCCTTGTTTTTCTTGTAAAAAGTAAAGGGTGTATATTATACTCAAACCAGACGAAAAGAGAGAGGGGCATGTGCAATGGTTGAATCCCTGAATGCAAAGGTTGATATGGTAGTGGATGGTACTTCTTATATGGGGTTAACGGACTATGGAAAAATTATGATCGGAGATAAAGCGTTTGAATTTTATCATCATCGTGATCCGCGAAAGTTCATTCAAATCCCTTGGGAAGAGGTCGATTATGTCTTGGCATCCGTGATGTTCAAAGGAAAATGGATTCCACGATTTGCGCTTCAAACAAAGAAAGATGGTACGTATACTTTTTCATCAAAAAATCCCAAAGACGTTTTGCGTGCGATCCGCATCTATGTAAGACCCGATCATATGGTTCAATCATTGAGTTTCTTCGATGTTTTGAAGAATGCCTTCAAGCATATGTTCAAAAAGAAAGCATCGTAAATTGCAGCGGGAATTTACGATGCTTACGGTTGGCGGTTGAGCGGTTTAAGGAGGTTCTAAGGTGGCAATGGATATTCGATTAGTACGAATCGACGATCGTTTGATTCATGGACAGGTGGCAACCGTGTGGACAAAGCTAAGCAAAGCAGAGCGGATTATTGTCATCAGTGATGAGGTGGCGAAGGATCATCTGCGTAAGACGCTCTTGCGTCAGGTCGCTCCACCAGGTGTAAAGGTCAATGTGATTCCGGTAGAAAAGTTTATCGAAATTTACTTTGATGATACACACAATAAATTCCGTGCGATGCTCTTGTTTACGAATCCTACAGATGTCGCACGAATCGTACAAAGTGGCGTTCAAATTGATTCCGTTAACATCGGCAGTATGAGCTATTCGGATGGCAAGAAGATGATCACAAACGCAGTAGCGGTTGATAAACGCGATATCCAGGCTTTTGAGTACTTGAACTATAAAGGCATCCACTTGGATATCCGGAAGGTCGTCGCTGACAATAAAGTAGATCTCATGCAAGTGCTGAAAAAAGAAGGATTAGTGTGAGCGCATATTAAAAGAAGACACAAAGCGAATGGAACAGCGCCTTGTGCCTTCTTTATTTTTAGACGGAACGGTATAGTATCCATGAGGTGATAGAATGCTAAAAGAAGCATGTGTAGAAAATTTTACGAACGTCCCGGGAGTCATCGAGCGCGGGGCTAAACGGATTGAATTGTGTGACAACTTGGCAGTAGGGGGAACGACACCAAGCATTGGCGTCATCAAAACTGCAGCGGAGTATTGTTCCGCCAAAGATGTGTCCATTATCGTGATACTGCGGCCACGAGGCGGAGATTTTGTTTATTCTCTCATGGAAAAAGCCATCATGATGCGGGATTTAGAAGAAGTAATAGCCTCGCATGCCAATGGTATAGCGGTAGGAGCTTTAACCGCAGTCAACGAATTGGATAAACCGTTTTTGGAAGAAATCGCCAAGTTAGCCAGCGATAATGGAACCGAACTTGCTTTCCATATGGCATTTGATCAAATACCGGAAGATAAGCAAAGAGATGCATTATTGTGGTTGGGGAAAATTGGTTTTACACGGATTTTGACGCATGGCGGTCCAACCGAAAAAACGATTTTCGATAACGCAGCCCACATTGCCGAACTAGCGAAAATCAATCCGGACATGACGATCATGCCGGGTGGCGGCATTACGAAAGACAATCTTGCAGACCTTGAAAAGGTTTTGGAATTCACCGAAGTACACGGGACACGAATTGTGTAGGAATCTAGATTACTGAATGGACTTCGCCGACAATGGCGACAAAAAGGTCGGCCGGGAAAATCTCCCGGTCGACCTTTTCGGTATGCTTTTCTTAGTAAGTATAGTTATTCAGCGCATTCCACAACAGGAACTCGTTGACGCCGGCATCATACAGTGCCTGCACTTGCGCATCGACTTGCGCTTTGCCGTAGGTTTGGTAGAACCCGGATCCCAGGTAGGAAGCGGTGAAGTCCTGCAGCCATGGTCGGCTGATAGGGGGAGTCTCAAGGGTTGCAAGCAACTCATTTTCGACCTTTATGTATTCGGCGACCAGTTCATACGGGTACAGATCCGGCTTGTAGATGCCGAAGTAATCGGTGCCCCAGTGGCTTGGGTAGATCATTGACGAGATGACATCGACGTTCTCGGAAATCTGCGGGAAGTTCTGGCCGATTCCCGATGCTTCGACGACAGAGGCGGTATAGCCGAAGATGTCGACGGATATGTCCACGCCGTAAGGCATCAGTTTCTCTTTCGCATAGGCGGTGAAGTCGGTGATGGCTTGCACGCGCTTTTGGTCGTCGGTCATATCCAGATCCGCGTATTCGCCCATGTCGTAATTCAGTGTGTCGCCCCAGACTTCAAAACCTTCCGGGAAACGCACATAGTCGAACTGGATTTCCTTGAAACCGGCTTTGGCGGCTTCGATGCCGACGTTGACTGCGTAGTCCCAAGTCTGCTTCAGGAATGGGTTGATGAACGATTCGCCGTTCGAAGCTTTCCAAACGCTGCCGTTGCTGTTGGTGAAGGACATTTCCGGTTGTTCGTTAGCCAATAAGGTGTCCTTGAATGTCACGATGCGGGCGATCGGATAGATTTGTTTTTCTTCCATCACGTCCATCAATTCCTTGATATCGGGAATGTACTCTTCCGTATTTTCCTGGATGTGCGAATCTTCGGAGTTGAAATCCGCTGTCACGACGCCCATGTCATCCTTGATATCGATGACCATCGCGTTCAGGTCGTTCGAATCGACGTAATCGACCAGTTTGTTGAATTTTTCTTCATAGCCGACCGAGTAGGCCGTCACATAAATCCCTTTGACGCCGTCTGCCGGATAGGCGATTTCGACGCCGCTGTCGTAGAAGAATTTCTTCGGCAGTTCCTTGGCGGTAGGGGTCTTCAAAAGGGCGCCTTGACGCAGCGTCAGCGTGCTTGTGGTTGCTTCCTGCGTTGGGATTGCTGCAGCGCTATCGCTGGCAGCGGAGCTTTCGGTTTCGCTGGCCGATGCAACTGTTGTGCCTGACAGGAAAAACAATAAGCTGGCGGCAGCGAGTGTCTGTTTAAAATAGGTCATCATTACATTTCCTCCCGTTCAGGCGATTCGATCACGTTCGGATCCACGATTGCGATCCCTTTCGCGCGCAGGCCATCAATGATGGCGCCGATCGCGTCGTTTGTCCAGGGGCGATCATGCATCAGCAAGTTCGCGCCGTCACCCAAGTACTTCGAGTTTACCATGACGTCGGCCAAAGCAGTGCCTTCCATGAATTCTTCCACCCAGTCATAGCCGTAGGTCCAGTTCATGATTGTCATGCCTTCTGCTGCGGCGATTGCGATCGTGTCCTCATTGTACTGTCCGTACGGGGCACGCAGGAAGCGCGGACGCTCGCCGGTGATCTCCTCGATCAGGTCGTTCGTTGATTTGATTTCTTCCAGTTGTTCGTCATAGCTCAGAGAGTGGAAATCGGGATGCGAATAGGAATGGTTACCGATTTCGAAGCCCATATCATAGACGGTCTTGATGTCTTCGCGCGCTTGCTCCACGGTAAGAAATTGTCCCATCACGAAGAAGATGGCGTTGGCATCCTTCGATTTGACGGTCTCGGCAATTTCCACCGTGTAGCTGTTCGGTTGCTGCGGCGCATCGTCGAAAGTCAGCAAAGCGACTTGCGTGTTGCCGTCCTCAGCGATCGGTTGGACAGTGGAAATCTCCGGATTGATGCGGTATTCATAGCTGACGGGTTCAGCTTCTTTTGCTGGCTTTTCAGCAGCTGCGGCCTCCGAGGATTCCGCAGCACCGGCAGCAGAATCGGCTTCTGTGCTGCCTTCCGTGCCGATTGCGGCGATGGCAGCTTCCAATTCAACCAATTGCGCATCCAGAGTCGTCAAATTTTCAGCGACGGGGGAGAGGTTCGCTTGGTTCGCTTCGGCGTTCAGGTTGATCGCTTCAATGCCCGCAAAGAATGTTTCAAAAGTGGCATCATCCGCTCCGAAACCGGTCAGGAGTTCTTCTTCCTTATCCAAGCTGTCCCGATAGGCAGCAAGGTAAGCCAATGAATTTTCACTGAACAAATCCAGTGTTTCGCCGATCGCCTGCATCTGATCCAGCGGCAAGGTTTCTTCGTCCAAGGCAACGAAGTCGGCTTTCGTCTCGGCCAAGCCTTCCAAAGCGCTTTCAATCGAATCGGCTAGAGTACGGCGTTCTTCAAGGTTGCTGAACACGGCTGCCGAGCCATCTTTGAAAGTTTTTAATTCTTCATCGCTGGCCAACGATGCATCGAATGTTTCCTGTAACGCGGTCTCCAATTGTTGCAGCTCATTCAATTGGGAAACAATTCCGGTTTCCTTGGTTTTGATCTGGGTGATTGTCTCTGACGCTTCCTTCACTTGGTCTGCGCAAGCTGACAATACCAGTGCACCGGCAAAAACTAATGCAATCTTCTTACCTCTCAACATAAACAAGCTCCTTTATTGCGTGATATATAACAATACAAGCTTCATTATACCGAAAATGGCGCTTCATTATCAAGGCAGATCGCAATATCTTCAGAAAATTATTAAAAATACATTAAAACGATAGTCATGGCGACTAAAATAGATGCACCAGCAAACGGAAATGCCGGAATCAATGACTATACAATTCGAAAAATTAGTTTACAATAGATAGAGGCAAACGATACGTAATTTAATTTCAGAATAAGTGAGGCTATCGGATGATTATCTATTATATATTGGCCATCTTGCTGTTGGTCCTGGACCAGTGGAGCAAACTTGCCATCGTAAATAATTTTGCATTGCACGAAGTGAAGGAAGTGTTACCGGGCATCTTGTCCTTGTTCTATATCCAGAACGAAGGTGCTGCCTGGGGGATTTTTGAAGGAAGAATGTTCTTTTTCTTCATCATCACAGTAGTTGTCGTGGGTGCGATGGTCTATAATGCACATAAGCAAGGATTCGACAAAAAAATCGTGGGCATCAGTTACGCTTTTCTTTTGAGCGGTGCCATCGGAAATTTCATCGATCGGATGCGTTTGGGGTATGTGGTGGATATGTTCCGCCTGGACTTCATCGATTTTCCGATTTTTAATGTGGCGGATGTCTGTTTGACGATAGGCGTCATCCTGATGACGATCTATATCCTTTTCATGGAAGAGGAAGAGGAAGAAGAAAAAATAAGCTAAAGTAAAGTGGGATTCAAATGACAGAAAAAATCGTTTTTAATATTGATGGTCAAACCGGCAGGATCGATAAGGTCTTGGCGGATTTCATGACCGGTACGAGCCGTTCGCAAATTCAGGCATGGATCAAAGACGGCAACCTGATGGTGAACGACAAAGCCGTCAAATCGAATTACAAGGTACAGGATGGGGATCTTCTGGAATTGACGATTCCGGAACCGGAACAAATCAATGTAACGCCAGAGGATATTGCATTGGATGTCATCTACGAAGACGAGGCGCTGTTGGTCGTCAACAAGCCGTCAGGGATGGTTGTCCATCCATCCAAAGGGCATCTTTCCGGCACCTTGGTCAATGGCTTGTTGTTCCACGTAAACGCGCTATCCGACGGCACAGCCAATATCCGTCCGGGGATCGTTCACCGCATCGACATGGATACATCCGGGTTATTGGTCGTCGCGAAGACGAACGAAGCGCACCAGAAATTGGCGGAACAGCTGGAGAACCACACGATGGAAAGGGCCTATCTTGCTTTGGTCCATGGCGTGATCCCACATGAAGACGGCACCATCGATGCGCCGATCGCCCGGATGATGATCGACCGCAAGAAACGCACAGTGGCTGACGGCGGCAAAAAGGCAGTGACGCATTTTGAGGTCATCGAGCGTTTCCGTGATTTCACCTTGCTGAAGTTGCGCCTTGAAACCGGCCGGACGCACCAGATCCGCGTGCACATGAAATACATCGGCCATCCGGTGGCTGGAGATCCTATGTACGGACCGGCTGAAACGCTCAGCGGCCATGGCCAATATCTGCATGCGGCCACTTTGGGCTTCATCCACCCGACGACGGGCGAGAAAATGCACTTCGAAGCACCTCTGCCGGATTTCTACAGTGAAAAACTGGGGGAACTGCGCAAAAACTGATTGACAGCAACGGCTCTATTCGTTATCATTACAGTAATATTGAAGGAACCTTTAAAATAGTCCAGAGAGGCTAAAAGGTGCATCACATTTTGTATAGCGTCACGTGACTGTACCCTTATGCCCACATGCATAAGGGTATTTTTTTTCATTATTGACGATGAAGGAGTAGTGGACATGGCAGAAGAAATCGAAATCATGGATGCCCAGACGATGAAACGCGCGCTGACCCGCATCACACATGAGATATTGGAAAAGAACGACGGCACCAAGAACCTGATTTTGGTGGGAATCAAGACGCGCGGCATCTACCTGGCCAAGCGCATCGCAGAACGGATCAAAGATTTTGAAGGCATCGAGGTTCCTGTAGGCGAGTTGGACATCACGCTTTACCGCGATGATGTGCACCGCGACACGAATGAGAATCCGGTGCTGCACGAGACGAACATTCCGTTTTCGGTTGCCGGCAAGCATGTCGTGTTGGTGGATGACGTCCTGTTCACCGCCCGCACGATCCGCGCCGGCATGGATGCGGTGATGGATCTCGGGAGAGCGAAACGCATCACGGTCGCGGTCCTGATCGACAGAGGCCATCGGGAACTGCCGATCAAGGCGGATTACGTCGGCAAGAACATTCCGACATCCCAGGCGGAACAGATTTCCGTCCGTTTGGATGAAGTCGACGGCATCGAAAAAGTTACATTGATCAGAGCGTAAACAAATAGGTCGGTGATTCTTTAACTGTGTCCCGAGAGACACAGAAGAATTTGCTTTGAAGCTTGCTCCATCGCATATTTTGAGATCACCTTATTTTGCCAAAATTAAGGAGGAAAATTATTATGAGTCAAGCTATGATGACAGTCGTCAGTCAGACAGAAATCGCAAAAGATATCTTCGAATTGCGCCTGAAAGGTGCATTAGTGAATGAGATGGGCGCACCGGATCAGTTTTTGCATATCCGTGTCCCAGGGGATGAACTGCTTTTGAGACGCCCCATCAGCATCGCTTCAATCGATGCCGAAAAGGAAGAATGCGTCATTATCTACCGTACCGAAGGAAAAGGCACTACCATCATCAGCCAGCTTACAGTAGGCGATGAATTGGACATCCTGGGGCCGTTGGGCAACGGCTATCCGATCGACATGCTCGCAGAAGGGCAGAATGCTTTGCTGATCGGGGGCGGCATCGGCGTTCCCCCGCTTTATGAATTGGCGAAACAATTGCATGCGAAAGGCATCAATGTTGTCAGCTGCTTCGGTTTCAAAAACAAAGAGGAAGTATTCTATGAGGAAGAATTCGCGGCGTTCGGCAAAGTGAACATCGCCACAGATGACGGCAGCTACGGCAAGCAAGGTTTCGTGACGCAATACTTCGATGAACTGGACGGCTTTGTTCCGGACGCAGTCTTCGCTTGCGGTCCGAAAGGCTTGTTGGTGGCGGTAGCGAAGACATTTGATCCAAGCCTTACCTACCTTTCGTTGGAAGAACGGATGGCTTGCGGTATCGGAGCTTGCTACGGCTGCGTCTGCGACAAGAAAAACAGCACATCCGCTTACGATAATTACAGAGTCTGTGTCGAAGGACCGGTCTTCAGAGCAGAGGAGATAGTACTATGAATCGATTAGCAGTCAGTTTACCCGGTTTGGAATTGAAAAACCCGATTATCCCAGCGAGCGGATGTTTCGGCTTCGGCGAGGATTACGGCAAGTTTTACGACCTGAGCCTGTTGGGCGCCATCATGACGAAAGCGACGACGCTTGAGCCCCGCAAAGGCAATGCCACGCCGCGTTTGGCGGAAACGCCATCCGGCATGCTGAATGCCATCGGATTGCAGAACCCAGGCGTGGAGGTCGTTGTTGCACAGAAGCACACGGCGCTTGAAAAATACGATGTGCCTTTGATCTCGAACGTTGCCGGAAACACGGTCGATGACTATTACCAAGTCTGCAAAGCCGTTTCCCAATCGCCGAACGTCAAAGCGATCGAATTGAACATTTCTTGCCCGAACGTCCACAAAGGTGGATTGCAGTTCGGAACCGACCCGGAGATGGCAGCTGCTGTCACCCGTGCGGCCAAAGAAGGTTCAACAGTTCCGGTTTACGTCAAACTGTCACCGAACGTAACGGATATCGTGGAAATCGCCAAAGCCGTTGAAGCGGCCGGAGCGGACGGTATTTCGAT contains these protein-coding regions:
- a CDS encoding DUF956 family protein; the protein is MVESLNAKVDMVVDGTSYMGLTDYGKIMIGDKAFEFYHHRDPRKFIQIPWEEVDYVLASVMFKGKWIPRFALQTKKDGTYTFSSKNPKDVLRAIRIYVRPDHMVQSLSFFDVLKNAFKHMFKKKAS
- a CDS encoding mannose/fructose/sorbose PTS transporter subunit IIB produces the protein MAMDIRLVRIDDRLIHGQVATVWTKLSKAERIIVISDEVAKDHLRKTLLRQVAPPGVKVNVIPVEKFIEIYFDDTHNKFRAMLLFTNPTDVARIVQSGVQIDSVNIGSMSYSDGKKMITNAVAVDKRDIQAFEYLNYKGIHLDIRKVVADNKVDLMQVLKKEGLV
- a CDS encoding copper homeostasis protein CutC encodes the protein MLKEACVENFTNVPGVIERGAKRIELCDNLAVGGTTPSIGVIKTAAEYCSAKDVSIIVILRPRGGDFVYSLMEKAIMMRDLEEVIASHANGIAVGALTAVNELDKPFLEEIAKLASDNGTELAFHMAFDQIPEDKQRDALLWLGKIGFTRILTHGGPTEKTIFDNAAHIAELAKINPDMTIMPGGGITKDNLADLEKVLEFTEVHGTRIV
- a CDS encoding putative glycoside hydrolase; amino-acid sequence: MMTYFKQTLAAASLLFFLSGTTVASASETESSAASDSAAAIPTQEATTSTLTLRQGALLKTPTAKELPKKFFYDSGVEIAYPADGVKGIYVTAYSVGYEEKFNKLVDYVDSNDLNAMVIDIKDDMGVVTADFNSEDSHIQENTEEYIPDIKELMDVMEEKQIYPIARIVTFKDTLLANEQPEMSFTNSNGSVWKASNGESFINPFLKQTWDYAVNVGIEAAKAGFKEIQFDYVRFPEGFEVWGDTLNYDMGEYADLDMTDDQKRVQAITDFTAYAKEKLMPYGVDISVDIFGYTASVVEASGIGQNFPQISENVDVISSMIYPSHWGTDYFGIYKPDLYPYELVAEYIKVENELLATLETPPISRPWLQDFTASYLGSGFYQTYGKAQVDAQVQALYDAGVNEFLLWNALNNYTY
- a CDS encoding polysaccharide deacetylase family protein codes for the protein MLRGKKIALVFAGALVLSACADQVKEASETITQIKTKETGIVSQLNELQQLETALQETFDASLASDEELKTFKDGSAAVFSNLEERRTLADSIESALEGLAETKADFVALDEETLPLDQMQAIGETLDLFSENSLAYLAAYRDSLDKEEELLTGFGADDATFETFFAGIEAINLNAEANQANLSPVAENLTTLDAQLVELEAAIAAIGTEGSTEADSAAGAAESSEAAAAEKPAKEAEPVSYEYRINPEISTVQPIAEDGNTQVALLTFDDAPQQPNSYTVEIAETVKSKDANAIFFVMGQFLTVEQAREDIKTVYDMGFEIGNHSYSHPDFHSLSYDEQLEEIKSTNDLIEEITGERPRFLRAPYGQYNEDTIAIAAAEGMTIMNWTYGYDWVEEFMEGTALADVMVNSKYLGDGANLLMHDRPWTNDAIGAIIDGLRAKGIAIVDPNVIESPEREEM
- the lspA gene encoding signal peptidase II, yielding MIIYYILAILLLVLDQWSKLAIVNNFALHEVKEVLPGILSLFYIQNEGAAWGIFEGRMFFFFIITVVVVGAMVYNAHKQGFDKKIVGISYAFLLSGAIGNFIDRMRLGYVVDMFRLDFIDFPIFNVADVCLTIGVILMTIYILFMEEEEEEEKIS
- a CDS encoding RluA family pseudouridine synthase, encoding MTEKIVFNIDGQTGRIDKVLADFMTGTSRSQIQAWIKDGNLMVNDKAVKSNYKVQDGDLLELTIPEPEQINVTPEDIALDVIYEDEALLVVNKPSGMVVHPSKGHLSGTLVNGLLFHVNALSDGTANIRPGIVHRIDMDTSGLLVVAKTNEAHQKLAEQLENHTMERAYLALVHGVIPHEDGTIDAPIARMMIDRKKRTVADGGKKAVTHFEVIERFRDFTLLKLRLETGRTHQIRVHMKYIGHPVAGDPMYGPAETLSGHGQYLHAATLGFIHPTTGEKMHFEAPLPDFYSEKLGELRKN
- the pyrR gene encoding bifunctional pyr operon transcriptional regulator/uracil phosphoribosyltransferase PyrR — translated: MAEEIEIMDAQTMKRALTRITHEILEKNDGTKNLILVGIKTRGIYLAKRIAERIKDFEGIEVPVGELDITLYRDDVHRDTNENPVLHETNIPFSVAGKHVVLVDDVLFTARTIRAGMDAVMDLGRAKRITVAVLIDRGHRELPIKADYVGKNIPTSQAEQISVRLDEVDGIEKVTLIRA
- a CDS encoding dihydroorotate dehydrogenase electron transfer subunit, which translates into the protein MSQAMMTVVSQTEIAKDIFELRLKGALVNEMGAPDQFLHIRVPGDELLLRRPISIASIDAEKEECVIIYRTEGKGTTIISQLTVGDELDILGPLGNGYPIDMLAEGQNALLIGGGIGVPPLYELAKQLHAKGINVVSCFGFKNKEEVFYEEEFAAFGKVNIATDDGSYGKQGFVTQYFDELDGFVPDAVFACGPKGLLVAVAKTFDPSLTYLSLEERMACGIGACYGCVCDKKNSTSAYDNYRVCVEGPVFRAEEIVL
- a CDS encoding dihydroorotate dehydrogenase; the protein is MNRLAVSLPGLELKNPIIPASGCFGFGEDYGKFYDLSLLGAIMTKATTLEPRKGNATPRLAETPSGMLNAIGLQNPGVEVVVAQKHTALEKYDVPLISNVAGNTVDDYYQVCKAVSQSPNVKAIELNISCPNVHKGGLQFGTDPEMAAAVTRAAKEGSTVPVYVKLSPNVTDIVEIAKAVEAAGADGISMINTLVGMRIDLHTRKPIIANKTGGLSGPAIKPVAIRMIYQVARAVDIPIIGMGGVYTVDDVLEMFMAGASAVGVGMANFTDPFVCPKLIEQLPQRMDELGISSLQELINEVREGILNER